From the genome of Alosa alosa isolate M-15738 ecotype Scorff River chromosome 20, AALO_Geno_1.1, whole genome shotgun sequence, one region includes:
- the rrm2b gene encoding ribonucleoside-diphosphate reductase subunit M2 B, whose translation MEYTHIMNNQTDIQQYKNGNTVKDMNKIPQITDTEDEPLLKENPRRFVIFPIQYPDVWKMYKQAQASFWTVEEVDLSKDLAHWDNLKPDEKHFISHVLAFFAASDGIVNENLVQRFSQEVQIPEVCSFYGFQIFIENVHSEMYSLLINTYIRDLKERDHLFNAVQTMPCVRRKADWALQWISDIRSTFGERLVAFAAVEGIFFSGSFAAIYWLKKRGLLPGLTYSNELISRDEGLHCNFACLLYTYLVKKPSEDRVKDIITKAVTIEQEFLTEALPVDLIGMNCNLMKQYIEFVADRLLVDLGVHKVYQSENPFDFMESISLEGKTNFFEKRVAEYQRFGVMSNSVMDCEFTLDADF comes from the exons ATGGAATACACACATATTATGAACAACCAGACGGATATTCAACAATATAAG aacGGAAACACTGTCAAGGACATGAATAAAATACCTCAAATCACAGACACCGAAGATGAACCATTACTGAAAGAAAATCCAAGACGATTTGTCATTTTTCCTATCCAGTATCCCGACGTCTGGAAGATGTACAAGCAGGCTCAGGCATCATTCTGGACAGTGGAGGAA GTAGATTTATCCAAAGATCTGGCACACTGGGACAATCTGAAGCCAGATGAGAAACACTTCATATCTCATGTGTTGGCTTTCTTTGCTGCAAGCGACGGCATAGTCAATGAGAATCTT GTACAGAGGTTCAGTCAAGAAGTGCAGATCCCTGAGGTCTGCTCTTTCTACGGGTTCCAGATCTTTATTGAGAATGTCCACTCTGAGATGTATAGCTTGCTCATCAACACATACATCAGGGACCTGAAAGAGAG GGACCACTTATTCAACGCTGTCCAGACTATGCCTTGTGTGAGAAGGAAAGCAGATTGGGCTTTGCAGTGGATTTCAGATATAAGATCAACCTTTG GGGAGAGACTTGTGGCATTTGCAGCAGTGGAGGGCATCTTTTTCTCTGGGTCCTTTGCCGCCATCTACTGGCTGAAGAAGAGAGGTCTGCTGCCTGGACTCACCTATTCCAACGAACTCATTAGTAGAGATGAA GGTCTGCACTGCAATTTTGCCTGCCTGCTCTACACCTACCTGGTGAAGAAACCTTCGGAGGACAGGGTGAAAGACATCATTACCAAAGCTGTCACCATAGAGCAG GAGTTCTTGACAGAGGCTTTACCTGTGGATCTCATTGGGATGAACTGTAATCTGATGAAGCAATATATTGAGTTTGTGGCTGACCGGCTGCTTGTAGACCTGGGAGTGCATAAA gtATATCAGTCAGAAAACCCTTTTGACTTCATGGAGTCAATCTCATTGGAGGGGAAGACTAACTTCTTTGAGAAGCGGGTCGCTGAATACCAAAGATTTGGTGTGATGTCAAATAGTGTGATGGACTGTGAGTTCACCCTGGATGCTGATTTTTAA